Below is a window of Bacteroidota bacterium DNA.
TAATTATAAATAGCACAAGCCCTGTATCGGTGACGGCAGGTGTTTCCTCTACATCGTTATGTGCAGGAAATTCTTTATCCCTTACGGGAACTGCCACCAATGCTACAAGCTGGAGCTGGTCAGGCCCGGACGGATTTAATTCTACAATTCAAAGTCCGGTGATATCAAATGTTACCACAGCAATGGCCGGTGTTTATACATTAAGTGCGATTAATGGTTGCGGCACTACTGCAGCAAACAGCTCAGCGGTAATTATAAATACGACCAGCCCTGTATCGGTAACAGCAGGTGTTTCCTCAACATCGTTATGTGCAGGGAATTCATTAACCCTTACGGGAACCGCTACCAATGCCACAAGCTGGAGCTGGTCAGGCCCGGACGGATTTAATTCTACAATTCAAAGTCCGGTGATATCAAATGTTACCACAGCAATGGCGGGTGTCTACACCCTGAGCGCGATTAATGGTTGCGGAACAACGGCAGCGACAAGCTCAGCGGTAATTATAAATAGCACAAGCCCTGTATCGGTGACGGCAGGTGTTTCCTCTACATCATTATGTGCGGGAAATTCATTGTCACTCACGGGTACTGCCACCAATGCCACAAGCTGGAGCTGGTCAGGCCCGGACGGATTTAATTCTACAATTCAAAGTCCGGTGATATCAAGTGTTACCACAGCAATGGCGGGCGTCTATACATTAAGTGCGATTAATGGTTGCGGTACCACTGCAGCAAACAGCTCAGCGGTAATTATAAATAGCACAAGCCCTGTATCGGTAACGGCAGGTGTTTCCTCAACATCGTTATGTGCAGGAAATTCATTAACCCTCACGGGAACAGCCACCAATGCCACAAGCTGGAGCTGGTCAGGCCCGGACGGATTTAATTCTACAATTCAAAGTCCGGTGATATCAAGTGTTACCACAGCAATGGCCGGTGTTTATACATTAAGCGCGATTAATGGTTGCGGCACAAATACAGCTAATTCATCAAGTATTACGGTAACAATTGTGGTCGCAGATGCGGGACCGGATGTGTTGTTTGGTGGTACTCCGGTGCAGATCGGCAGTGTTCAATCATCTGGCGATTCATATAGTTGGTCTCCCGGCGCAGGTTTGAGTGATGCCACTATTTCAAGACCTCTAGCAACCGTTTCCTCCACAACGACCTATACGCTGACCCTAAGTGCTGGTTCTTGCAACGCAACTGATGCTGTTGTTGTGAACTTTGGCAACGTTTATACAATAAGTGGATCTGTTAATTATCAAAATAGAACAGCTCCTTATTCATTATACAATGCGTCTTATGAAACAAAGATATACTTATACAATTTCGGCGGAACTCTTCCTATTGATTCAACCTTACTTAAACCGGATGGGACATATGTAACAAGCTATGTGCCTGCGGGTGATTACAGTCTTTGTGCTAAAACAAAGAGAGGATGGAATGGTGTTAATGCAACCGATGCGCTAGTAATACAGAAGTACATGGTGGGCGCATTATCATTGTCTTGGATTTACAAGCAAGCGGCCTATACGCGTAATTACGGAACCGGTCCCAACAGTACTGATGCGTTGATTATTAATAAACGATGGACAAAGAAAATAAATTCATTTCAAAATGGTGATTGGGTGTTTTCAGCGATGGATCCAGGTTTGGATTCAGCATGGTTAAACAATTGTTCGCTGAACAATGTATTACAGAGAAATTTAAATTTCAAGCGAACAATTACAAATTCGAATATCACGGTTAATATTGGTGCTTTGTGTGTTGGCGATGTTAATGGATCGCGTTATGCAGCGCAGCTTAAAACTTCAATTCAACCAACTGTCAGGGGAGAAGTACAATTGGGCTCAGGAAGCATTATTGAAATCCCGGTTTATTTGAATACAAGTGCAGAGCTGGGTGCCATTAGCCTTATATTTTCTGAACCGCAGCGATATGGAATTATTGAAAGCGTCTCGCTTTCCGGTAGAGAGCTAAATTCTGAGGAAGATGATTTCAGCTACAATATAAGTGAGGGGCAAGTGTATTTTGGTTGGAATAGTCTTACGCCATGGGTTATAAATCCGGAGGAGCCTTTCCTGACACTAAAAGTGCGTACAAATAATAATTTTAGTGATGGCGATGAATTTTTGGCAACTGGAGAAATAAGTGAGATGGAATTTGCAGGAGTGGACGGTGAAGCTCTCAGTGGAATTTCACTTGAAGCTCCGCTTGTTCGGTATGATAATAATTTGGTCGAATTGTCATTAGCGAGGTGTCTTCCTAACCCTGTTACTTCCAATGCAAGCTTTTCATATTTTCTGCCGGGGAAGGGTGCTATTAAACTTGCATTATTTAATATGTTGGGCGAATGTGTGAAAACAATTGTTAATGAAGTTCAGAATGCGGGAAATCATACAATCACATCCGACCTGAGTGATTTAAGCAATGGTTTATATTCTTACAAGATTTTGTTTGATGATGGAAGTTCAGTGAGAGTTATCAATAGAACACTAATTATCTCAAAATAGATTGTTTTGAAGTTCAATATTGAGTTAAAAAAATGCGCAGTGAAAGTGACATTGGAACCCAGCTCTAGAAAAATAAAAATTGGCGTATGAAAAAAAATATTCTAATCATAACTGTTATTGTGATTATATGTCTAATCGTCCCAATCCGAGCATATAGTCAATCATGTACAATGCGCATCGGCAATGTTACTGCATGCGCCGGCGATTCTGTAATTGTTCCGATATATTTTTCCGGATTCAATCAACCAAATGTAGGAGCCGTTTCAATGATTGTTTATAATTCAGACACTACCGTACTTGGTTATCGAGGCTATAAAGATGTCCACTCATCGTTTCCTAGCTGCATGGTTTCGGCTGATCGTGCTGCCGCTTTTGATACCATTCGTTTCGGACTATATTCGAGTGGTGGATGTAATACTGCAAATGGAACATTGCTCAAATTAATTTTTATTTATAAATCAAGTGGGACAGTCAATCTGTCTTTTGAAACGGATTACTTAAAAAATATTGATATTTCAGATGTATCGTTTAACCCCTATAGCGTTACATGGCAAGATGGCGGGGTTAGTATAGGCAATCAGCCTATTGCTGTATCAGCTACCGCTTCTTCCACCTTGTTATGTATCGGCAATACACTTAATCTTTACGGTAGCTCGGTCAATGCAACATCTTGGAATTGGATTGGCCCTAATGGTTTTTTGTCCAATGCTCAAAACCCTGAAATTACAAATGTTTTAACAACAAATTCCGGCGTCTATACGCTCAGTGCCATTAATGGGTGTGGAACCACAACCACTACTACTTCTTCAATAGTTATTAAAAATACGACACCAACATTAGTTTCAGCATCTTCATCCGCAACAGAATACTGTATAGGAAATTCTGTGGCTCTGACGGGTAATGCAACAGATGTAACCTCATGGGCATGGGTCGGCCCAAATTTCTTTTCTTCATCGGTCCAAAATCCTATTATTTCAAATATTTCGACATCTGGTGCGGGCATCTACACCGTTTATGCTACGAATGTTTGCGGTTATACCACGGCAACAACAAATAGCCTGATTGTATATTCATCAGTGCCAAGCTCGGTAACAGCTGCTGCGTCTGCATCTTCGTTGTGCCTTGGCAATTACTTGACTCTGTCGGGTTCGGCAATTAATGCCACAGGTTGGAGCTGGAGCGGACCGAATAGTTATAGTTCTAATAGTCAAAGTCCTTCAGCATTGAGTATAAACACGACAAATCAATCCGGGATTTATACTTTAAGTGCTACCAATGCTTGCGGTACATCTACTGCTGCAACATCGAATGTGGCAGTTTATTCAACGGTGCCACAATCAGTGAACATAATTGCAACACCCAATGCCGTTTGTATGGGTGGTAATTTAAACCTGAGTGGCACAGCAACCAATGCCGATTCGTGGAGTTGGGCAGGTCCCGGAGGATATACATCTACACAAAATCCTACGGTTTGCAGTATCAGCACATCAAGTCAGGGAGGTATATATACACTTAGCGCGATTAATAGTTGCGGAACGACCACCTCTAATTCATCCATAATTTCTGTGAGCTCGTCACTAGCAGCAAATCCAATTGCATCGGTATCTTCAACATCCTTGTGTGTAGGCGGAACGCTCACTCTTACTGGATCAGCAGCCAATGCCACAAGCTGGAGCTGGACTGGTCCTGATGGATTTAGTTCAACGGATTTAAATCCTGCGACAATTACGAATGTTACAACAGCAAAGGCAGGGATTTATACCTTGACTGCTGTGAATGGCTGTGGTACAATGACATCACAGACACAGGCAGTAGTGGTCAATTCCGGCAGCCCGGTTTCAGTAGCAGCGAGTGTTTCCTCAACAGAATTATGTGCAGGGAATTCTTTAACACTAACCGGAACTGCTACCAATGCTACCAACTGGAGCTGGGCTGGTCCGAACTTATTTACATCAACATTACAGAGCCCTGTGATATCAAGTGTTACCACAGCAATGGAAGGAGTCTACACCTTGAGCGCCATCAACGGTTGCGGCACCACAGCGGCAAACAGCTCAGCGGTAATTATCAGTACAACCAGCCCCGTATCGGTAACAGCAGTCGTTTCCTCTACATCATTATGTGTTGGGAATTCTTTAACCCTCACAGGAACTGCTACCAATGCTACAAGCTGGAGTTGGGCTGGTCCAAATTTATTTACATCAACATTACAAAGTCCTGTGATATCAAGTGTTACCACAGCAATGGAAGGTGTCTATACATTAAGCGCAATTAATAGTTGCGGCACCACTACAGCTCAAACTTCCGCTGTTGTTATCAATAGTGCAAGCCCTGTATCCGTAACTGCAGGTGCTTCCTCAACATTGTTATGTGCGGGAAATTCTTTAACCCTCACGGGAACTGCTACCAATACCACAAGCTGGAGTTGGGATGGCCCCAATTTTTATACATCAACAATCCAGAGCCCGCTGATATCGAGTGTTACCACCGCAATGGCGGGTGTTTACACCTTGAGTGCAATTAATGGTTGCGGGTTCACAACAGCAATAACAACGCCTGTTACAATTTATACGGGAGCTCCGACTTCTGCAAATGCTTCGGAATCATCGACCGCACCGTGTTTAGGAAGCGTTCTCACGTTGACCGGTTCTGCCACCAATGCCACAAGCTGGAGTTGGAGCGGACCGAACACCTATAGTTCGACACAAAATCCGGCCATGGTAAGCATTAGTACTACTTCACAATCGGGAATATACACGCTTAGTGCGATCAATGCATGCGGCACCACTACAGCAGTTACGGGAACAATTTCTGTGAGCAGTTCTCTTGCGCCGTCCGTATCAGCTTCGGCGCTTTCAACGTCATTGTGTGTACTTGGCGATTTGGAATTATTGGGTACTATCACCAATGCCACAACTTGGAGTTGGTCAGGACCGGATGGTTTTAGTTCTACGGCACAAAATCCACTCATTATACAGGTGGGTACTGAAAACGCGGGAGTATATACACTCAGTGCTGTTAATGCATGTGGGACAATGACAGCCCAAACATCAAGTATCATAATCAATACAGATGTGCCGACCGGGGCAACTGCGTCTGCATCGTCCAACTCATTATGTTCAGGAAATAATTTGATATTAACGGGTCAGGCGACCAATGCCACATCCTGGTCGTGGAGTGGACCGAACGGTTTCAGTTCTATCCTACAGACAGCCATTCGAACAAATGTGTCCACATCAGATGCCGGAATTTACACCTTAAGTGCGGTTAATGGCTGCGGAAACGCTTTGGCGATTACTGAAAATGTAATAATTAATACTACCGTGCCGAGTTCGGTTAGTGCAACAACTTCGGGGATTGATTATTGTATCGGAAGCACGCTGATACTAGATGGGCAGGCAGTAAATGCGACAAGTTGGCATTGGAATGGCCCAAATGGTTTTTCATCGACACAGCAAACGCCATCAATTCTTTCGTTATCAACAGCCGATGTGGGAATATATACGCTTACTGCAATTAATGGCTGTGGCTCAGGATTTGCAACGACGGGTTCAATTTTGATTAACACATGGCTGCCGTCGCAACTCATCGCTTCAGCTTCATCTACCGCATTATGTTTGGGAAATACGTTAACCTTGACCGGAACAGCACAACAAGGTACAAGCTGGAGTTGGAGTGGTCCGAATGGTTTTAGTGCAACGGTACAGAATCCGGCAAC
It encodes the following:
- a CDS encoding T9SS type A sorting domain-containing protein, which encodes IINSTSPVSVTAGVSSTSLCAGNSLSLTGTATNATSWSWSGPDGFNSTIQSPVISNVTTAMAGVYTLSAINGCGTTAANSSAVIINTTSPVSVTAGVSSTSLCAGNSLTLTGTATNATSWSWSGPDGFNSTIQSPVISNVTTAMAGVYTLSAINGCGTTAATSSAVIINSTSPVSVTAGVSSTSLCAGNSLSLTGTATNATSWSWSGPDGFNSTIQSPVISSVTTAMAGVYTLSAINGCGTTAANSSAVIINSTSPVSVTAGVSSTSLCAGNSLTLTGTATNATSWSWSGPDGFNSTIQSPVISSVTTAMAGVYTLSAINGCGTNTANSSSITVTIVVADAGPDVLFGGTPVQIGSVQSSGDSYSWSPGAGLSDATISRPLATVSSTTTYTLTLSAGSCNATDAVVVNFGNVYTISGSVNYQNRTAPYSLYNASYETKIYLYNFGGTLPIDSTLLKPDGTYVTSYVPAGDYSLCAKTKRGWNGVNATDALVIQKYMVGALSLSWIYKQAAYTRNYGTGPNSTDALIINKRWTKKINSFQNGDWVFSAMDPGLDSAWLNNCSLNNVLQRNLNFKRTITNSNITVNIGALCVGDVNGSRYAAQLKTSIQPTVRGEVQLGSGSIIEIPVYLNTSAELGAISLIFSEPQRYGIIESVSLSGRELNSEEDDFSYNISEGQVYFGWNSLTPWVINPEEPFLTLKVRTNNNFSDGDEFLATGEISEMEFAGVDGEALSGISLEAPLVRYDNNLVELSLARCLPNPVTSNASFSYFLPGKGAIKLALFNMLGECVKTIVNEVQNAGNHTITSDLSDLSNGLYSYKILFDDGSSVRVINRTLIISK